The following proteins come from a genomic window of Clostridia bacterium:
- the rplM gene encoding 50S ribosomal protein L13 — protein MSTTMAKVENVERAWHVVDAAGKPLGRVAAVVASMLRGKHKVDFTNYVDCGDHVIVINADKVILTGKKLEKKYYITHSGWIGGLKKVQYKRLMASRPEKAVELAVWGMLPKNSIGRKSIRRLKVYSGAEHNHQAQKPVLYTGKI, from the coding sequence ATGTCAACGACTATGGCAAAAGTTGAAAACGTTGAGCGCGCATGGCACGTTGTTGACGCGGCAGGCAAGCCCCTCGGCAGAGTTGCGGCCGTTGTTGCGTCGATGCTCAGAGGTAAGCACAAGGTCGATTTTACAAATTATGTGGACTGCGGCGATCACGTTATAGTTATCAATGCGGATAAGGTCATCCTTACCGGCAAGAAGCTTGAAAAGAAATATTACATCACCCATTCCGGTTGGATCGGCGGTCTCAAAAAAGTACAGTATAAGAGACTTATGGCTTCCCGTCCCGAAAAGGCTGTTGAACTTGCAGTATGGGGTATGCTCCCTAAGAATTCTATAGGCAGAAAGTCCATCAGACGCTTAAAGGTATACAGCGGCGCGGAGCATAACCATCAAGCTCAGAAGCCCGTGCTTTACACCGGAAAAATATAA
- the rsmA gene encoding 16S rRNA (adenine(1518)-N(6)/adenine(1519)-N(6))-dimethyltransferase RsmA, with amino-acid sequence MDLCDFDEVRALLRRHGFQAQKDYGQNFLINGDVLKNIAKSAKLSGRGALEIGPGIGSLTRELSKEAEKTVAIEIDRKLAPILSETLSDAPNVKIIYNDIMKLDLRELIEREFAGMEVCVCANLPYYITTPIIMRLIEERLPLKALTVMVQREVAKRLCADENSKDNGAISLTVHYFCEPEYLFDVPARDFYPVPSVDSAVIRLNILDKPRVSVHNEAHMFGLIKAAFSQRRKTLANALSNMTGLDKNELYEYLLIMGKNKDIRGERMSLADFARLSDMLTK; translated from the coding sequence ATGGACCTTTGCGATTTTGACGAGGTGCGCGCACTTCTTAGGCGCCACGGATTTCAGGCGCAAAAAGATTACGGCCAGAATTTTCTTATAAACGGCGACGTTCTTAAAAATATTGCAAAAAGCGCCAAGCTCTCCGGCCGCGGAGCGCTTGAAATAGGCCCCGGCATAGGCAGCCTTACGCGCGAGCTTTCAAAGGAAGCCGAAAAAACGGTAGCGATCGAAATAGACAGAAAGCTTGCGCCCATACTTTCCGAAACGCTGTCCGACGCGCCTAACGTAAAGATCATATACAATGATATAATGAAGCTTGACTTACGAGAGCTCATAGAGCGCGAATTTGCCGGTATGGAAGTATGCGTCTGCGCAAATCTTCCGTATTACATCACGACGCCGATAATAATGAGGCTCATAGAAGAGCGCCTGCCGCTTAAAGCGCTGACCGTAATGGTCCAGCGTGAAGTGGCGAAGCGTCTCTGCGCCGATGAAAATTCAAAGGATAACGGTGCGATCTCGCTTACAGTGCACTACTTTTGCGAGCCGGAGTATCTTTTCGACGTGCCGGCACGTGATTTCTATCCCGTCCCATCCGTGGATTCGGCAGTAATACGGCTGAATATTTTAGACAAGCCCCGCGTTTCTGTGCACAACGAGGCTCATATGTTCGGCCTTATAAAGGCGGCCTTCTCCCAACGCAGAAAAACGCTTGCAAACGCCCTTTCCAATATGACGGGACTTGACAAAAACGAGCTTTATGAGTATCTTCTAATTATGGGGAAAAATAAAGATATACGCGGCGAGCGTATGTCTCTTGCGGATTTTGCAAGACTTTCAGACATGTTAACAAAATAG
- the glmS gene encoding glutamine--fructose-6-phosphate transaminase (isomerizing) produces the protein MCGIVGFIGRHDAAPILLDGLSKLEYRGYDSAGLAVRDEKGNFEVVKAKGRLLNLYEKTDSGKALHGTIGIGHTRWATHGEPSETNAHPHISGSDVDDSMVVGVHNGIIENYVEMKDKLLRKGYKFYSETDTEVMVKLVDYYYKKYQCPPGEAIAKAMVRVRGSYALVLMFKDHPDEIWAARKDSPMIIGICDGETYVASDVPAILKYTKNVYYIGNMEIARLKEGTAEFFNIDSEPLEKELVEITWDAEAAEKGGYEHFMMKEIHEQPRAITDTLNSLIKGERNERRIDFESIGISDEDIKNISQIYIAACGSAWHVGMAAQYVLEDLARIPVRVELASEFRYRDPILDKNGLVIVISQSGETADSLAALREAKEKGIKTLAIVNVVGSSIAREADYVLYTVSGPEIAVATTKAYSTQLVAMYLVAIQFGAVRGCIDEEKYAYYISELYTLPDKIEKIFETKEKLQWFAAKFVNVHDVFFIGRSIDYAVSLEGSLKMKEISYVHSEAYAAGELKHGTISMIEDGTLVISVITQPQLYEKTISNMVECKARGAYLAAITTYGHYDVEDRVNFVTYIPNVDPHFMGSLSVIPLQLLGYYLSLSRGLDVDKPRNLAKSVTVE, from the coding sequence ATGTGTGGAATCGTAGGCTTTATAGGAAGACATGACGCAGCGCCGATTTTACTGGATGGACTTTCTAAGCTTGAATACCGCGGTTATGACTCGGCAGGTCTGGCGGTACGAGATGAAAAAGGGAATTTTGAAGTTGTGAAAGCCAAGGGGCGTCTTCTCAATCTTTATGAGAAAACGGATTCCGGCAAAGCGCTTCACGGAACGATAGGCATAGGCCATACGCGCTGGGCTACGCACGGCGAACCGAGCGAGACGAACGCTCATCCCCATATATCCGGCTCCGATGTGGATGACTCCATGGTAGTCGGCGTACATAACGGCATCATAGAAAACTATGTCGAGATGAAGGACAAGCTTTTAAGAAAAGGCTATAAGTTTTACTCCGAGACTGATACCGAAGTAATGGTCAAGCTTGTAGACTATTATTACAAAAAGTATCAATGTCCTCCCGGAGAAGCTATTGCCAAGGCGATGGTGCGCGTAAGAGGTTCGTATGCTCTTGTGCTTATGTTCAAGGACCATCCCGACGAGATATGGGCTGCAAGAAAAGATTCGCCGATGATAATAGGCATATGCGACGGGGAAACTTATGTTGCATCCGATGTGCCGGCAATTTTAAAGTATACTAAAAACGTATACTACATCGGCAATATGGAGATCGCGCGCCTTAAAGAAGGCACGGCGGAATTTTTCAATATCGACAGCGAGCCGCTCGAAAAGGAGCTCGTTGAGATAACATGGGACGCCGAAGCTGCCGAAAAGGGCGGCTACGAGCACTTTATGATGAAAGAGATACATGAGCAGCCGCGCGCTATTACCGATACGCTCAACAGTCTCATCAAGGGAGAGAGAAACGAACGCAGGATAGATTTTGAATCTATCGGAATTTCCGATGAAGATATAAAGAATATTTCTCAAATATATATCGCGGCATGCGGCTCTGCATGGCATGTCGGTATGGCGGCGCAGTATGTCCTTGAGGATCTGGCGCGCATTCCCGTTAGAGTGGAGCTTGCGTCTGAGTTCAGATACCGTGATCCCATACTTGATAAAAACGGTCTTGTTATCGTTATAAGCCAGTCGGGAGAGACGGCGGACAGCCTTGCCGCTCTAAGAGAGGCTAAGGAAAAAGGCATAAAGACGCTTGCCATAGTAAACGTTGTGGGTTCGTCTATAGCCCGTGAAGCCGACTATGTGCTTTACACCGTATCGGGTCCGGAGATAGCCGTTGCTACGACAAAGGCGTATTCAACGCAGCTTGTGGCAATGTATCTTGTGGCAATACAATTCGGCGCGGTTCGCGGTTGTATCGATGAAGAAAAGTACGCTTACTATATTTCCGAGCTTTATACGCTGCCGGATAAGATAGAGAAGATTTTTGAAACAAAAGAAAAGCTGCAGTGGTTCGCTGCCAAATTCGTAAATGTTCATGACGTTTTCTTTATCGGCAGAAGTATTGACTACGCCGTATCGCTTGAGGGCAGTCTCAAGATGAAGGAGATATCATACGTTCATTCAGAGGCTTATGCGGCAGGTGAATTGAAGCATGGCACGATAAGCATGATCGAAGACGGTACGCTTGTTATAAGTGTGATCACGCAGCCGCAGCTTTATGAAAAGACGATATCCAATATGGTAGAGTGCAAAGCGCGCGGCGCATATCTTGCGGCTATAACGACTTACGGGCATTACGACGTAGAGGACAGGGTAAACTTTGTTACGTATATTCCCAACGTCGATCCGCACTTTATGGGAAGCCTGAGCGTTATCCCGCTTCAGCTGTTGGGTTATTATCTGAGCCTAAGCCGCGGGCTTGACGTAGATAAGCCGCGAAATTTGGCAAAATCGGTAACGGTTGAATGA
- the rpsI gene encoding 30S ribosomal protein S9 produces the protein MYSSDKTYFYGTGRRKKSVARVRILPGTGNVTINDRDIDDYFGLETLKLIVRQPLALTDTLGKFDIIAKVSGGGFTGQAGAIRHGLSRALLQYDAELRPALKKAGFLTRDPRMKERKKYGLKAARRAPQFSKR, from the coding sequence ATGTATTCAAGCGATAAGACATATTTCTACGGCACCGGCAGAAGAAAGAAATCCGTTGCAAGAGTAAGGATCCTTCCCGGCACCGGTAATGTTACGATAAATGACAGAGATATCGACGATTATTTCGGTCTGGAGACGTTAAAGCTCATCGTTCGCCAGCCTCTGGCGCTCACCGATACCTTAGGCAAGTTCGACATTATTGCAAAGGTTTCGGGCGGCGGCTTTACCGGCCAGGCAGGCGCAATAAGACACGGTCTTTCCCGTGCGCTTCTCCAGTACGACGCAGAGCTTCGTCCGGCGCTTAAAAAGGCCGGCTTCCTCACGCGCGATCCGCGTATGAAGGAAAGAAAGAAGTACGGCTTAAAGGCAGCACGCCGCGCGCCGCAGTTCTCGAAGAGATAA
- the wecB gene encoding UDP-N-acetylglucosamine 2-epimerase (non-hydrolyzing), which translates to MKKVMLVFGTRPEAIKMCPLVNELKKRPSIETVVCVTGQHRQMLDQVLDAFNVVPDYDLSVMKERQTLFDVTSNILLKIKEVLEEVKPDVVLVHGDTSTTFVTALACFYLQIPVGHVEAGLRTHNIYSPFPEEFNRQAVGIISKYNFAPTKASRDNLLREGKPEDSIFVTGNTAIDALKTTVKEDYTHPQLEWAKGSRLILITAHRRENLGQPMRNMFRAIRRVCDEHPDIKAIYPIHMNPVVRETANEELGGDERIRIIEPLDVLDFHNFMAKSYLILTDSGGIQEEAPSLGKPVLVMRDTTERPEGIRAGTLQLVGTEEENIYRTFKSLLEEDQLYRAMSTASNPYGDGQTSRRIADILEGKRENITFEG; encoded by the coding sequence ATGAAAAAAGTTATGCTTGTCTTCGGAACGCGTCCCGAAGCGATAAAGATGTGCCCCCTTGTAAATGAATTAAAAAAGAGACCTTCCATCGAGACTGTTGTCTGCGTAACGGGCCAGCACAGGCAGATGCTCGATCAGGTGCTCGATGCATTTAACGTCGTGCCTGATTATGACCTCTCGGTAATGAAGGAGCGTCAGACGCTTTTTGACGTTACCTCAAATATCCTGCTTAAGATAAAAGAGGTGCTTGAGGAGGTGAAGCCCGACGTTGTGCTCGTTCACGGCGATACGTCAACTACGTTCGTTACGGCGCTGGCGTGCTTCTATCTGCAGATACCTGTCGGACATGTAGAGGCGGGTCTTCGCACCCACAACATCTATTCGCCGTTCCCTGAGGAGTTCAACCGTCAGGCCGTGGGCATAATAAGCAAGTATAACTTTGCGCCGACCAAGGCGTCGAGGGACAACCTGTTAAGAGAAGGCAAGCCGGAGGACTCTATCTTCGTTACGGGCAATACGGCTATAGACGCGCTTAAAACTACCGTAAAAGAGGACTATACTCATCCGCAGCTTGAGTGGGCGAAGGGAAGCAGACTTATCTTGATCACAGCACATCGCCGCGAAAATCTGGGACAGCCTATGCGAAATATGTTCCGCGCTATCCGCAGAGTTTGCGACGAGCATCCCGATATAAAGGCGATATATCCGATACATATGAACCCTGTTGTACGCGAAACGGCTAATGAGGAATTGGGCGGCGACGAGCGCATTCGTATAATAGAGCCTCTTGACGTGCTTGATTTCCATAACTTTATGGCTAAGAGCTATCTCATCCTTACCGACTCGGGCGGCATACAGGAGGAGGCGCCCTCGCTTGGCAAGCCTGTGCTTGTTATGCGCGACACGACCGAGCGCCCTGAAGGAATACGCGCCGGTACGCTTCAGCTTGTCGGCACAGAGGAAGAGAACATATATCGCACGTTCAAATCACTTTTGGAAGAAGATCAGTTATACCGCGCCATGAGTACGGCAAGCAATCCGTACGGCGACGGACAGACGAGCCGCAGAATTGCAGATATCCTCGAAGGAAAACGAGAGAATATCACATTCGAAGGCTGA
- a CDS encoding heparinase II/III-family protein — protein MKNTEYEFVPFSGEVTQNNFKEELNNGFYIPPQFYFSSKEIPNTAKSITEGVLFVHRAVSGVEYDLETFDWNLSVSKQAETFQLYLQALTPVAVLARAYEMTGNRSFLEFAERMIIEWWKYASDKKSSDENRRVWTDHSVALRTEILMYFGRVIKTAGYGSDELYSSLYDILNIQGKWLYETPGYAKNHNHGIMHDKGLLFLSVQLKKKEWYLRAKNRILTQEKWAFAADNVHKENSPAYTGVARNWFIDIGTFLSEWGDPAGDKILKDMERVQEYIDWATKPNGIIAQVGDTGNIPGKKYGYPDKMKRRSKDIHAMFPVSGIYFYRSNIDSESMLDTWKTIKSGFVRKTHKHADDGSFILYSKGYEIFVDCGVYGYANDDFRKYIISAKAHNTVIVDDESYDIDEKNAERAGVEGWAFFEEYDHIRTFNNIYPGVQIKRDFCSADDLTIIYDSLESEQQHTYSQLFHLGEDISVLSSDDREVVMQIADTDHIVRIRQHGSPVKLSILCGDLSKSDYGLISRGINHLDVISTLKFDISGTNAEFITSITIEDTKGNIRLYDKTVPVDSLVYKSEERTFEIDSLRINCKEELFSAGQISKRVSYGNDKSDAICGFVYGYGYKVVENELRFSLDLKEDKPKDVEFAYYLLSGGKILRKAGYSKCESVVFDEIKRGNSYRIKYFIKRKTERMAFVLKETEDFNI, from the coding sequence ATGAAGAATACAGAGTATGAGTTTGTACCGTTTTCGGGTGAAGTTACTCAAAATAATTTCAAAGAAGAATTGAATAATGGCTTTTATATACCTCCTCAGTTCTATTTCAGCAGCAAAGAAATACCAAACACCGCAAAGAGCATTACGGAAGGCGTTTTGTTTGTCCATCGTGCTGTTTCGGGAGTTGAGTATGACCTTGAAACGTTCGACTGGAATTTATCGGTCTCAAAACAGGCGGAAACGTTTCAATTATATCTTCAGGCATTAACACCTGTTGCAGTGTTGGCAAGAGCATATGAGATGACCGGCAACAGGAGTTTTCTTGAGTTTGCAGAAAGAATGATCATAGAATGGTGGAAATATGCTTCTGATAAAAAGAGTTCAGATGAAAACCGCAGAGTTTGGACAGATCATTCCGTTGCGTTAAGAACGGAGATCCTTATGTATTTTGGTCGTGTGATCAAGACGGCCGGATATGGAAGTGACGAGCTATATTCTTCGCTTTATGATATACTCAATATTCAAGGTAAGTGGCTTTACGAAACGCCGGGTTATGCAAAGAATCATAATCACGGCATAATGCACGATAAAGGCTTGTTGTTTTTAAGCGTTCAACTTAAGAAAAAAGAATGGTACCTTAGAGCAAAGAACCGTATTTTAACCCAAGAGAAATGGGCGTTCGCCGCTGATAACGTACATAAAGAAAATTCTCCCGCTTATACCGGCGTGGCAAGAAATTGGTTCATAGATATCGGCACGTTTTTGTCAGAATGGGGAGATCCGGCCGGCGATAAGATACTCAAAGACATGGAAAGGGTGCAGGAATATATCGATTGGGCTACGAAGCCTAACGGTATAATAGCGCAGGTGGGCGATACCGGAAACATACCTGGCAAAAAATACGGTTATCCTGACAAAATGAAACGGCGATCGAAGGATATACACGCCATGTTTCCTGTAAGCGGCATATATTTCTATCGCTCAAATATCGATAGTGAAAGTATGCTTGATACATGGAAAACGATAAAGTCGGGATTCGTCAGAAAAACGCATAAGCATGCAGATGACGGTTCGTTTATTCTTTATTCAAAAGGATATGAAATTTTCGTTGACTGCGGCGTATACGGATATGCAAACGATGATTTCCGAAAATATATAATATCGGCAAAAGCGCATAATACGGTGATCGTAGACGATGAGTCATACGATATAGATGAAAAAAATGCAGAGCGCGCAGGTGTAGAGGGATGGGCGTTTTTTGAGGAATATGACCATATAAGAACGTTTAATAATATATATCCCGGAGTACAGATAAAAAGAGATTTTTGTTCAGCCGATGATCTGACGATCATATATGATTCTTTGGAATCCGAACAACAGCATACTTATTCGCAGCTGTTTCATTTGGGAGAAGATATATCCGTTTTGTCTTCCGATGACAGAGAAGTCGTGATGCAGATTGCCGACACGGATCACATCGTGCGTATAAGACAGCACGGTTCTCCCGTTAAGCTGTCAATATTGTGCGGCGATTTGAGCAAATCCGATTATGGCCTTATATCGAGAGGGATAAATCATTTAGACGTAATATCCACTCTGAAATTTGATATAAGCGGCACAAATGCAGAATTTATTACGTCAATAACAATAGAAGATACTAAAGGCAATATTAGATTGTATGATAAAACAGTTCCTGTTGATAGTCTCGTATATAAGTCCGAAGAACGCACGTTTGAGATAGATTCGCTGAGAATAAACTGCAAAGAGGAGCTTTTTTCGGCCGGTCAGATATCGAAACGAGTATCATATGGCAACGATAAAAGTGACGCCATATGCGGTTTTGTTTACGGATACGGTTATAAAGTCGTTGAAAATGAATTAAGGTTCTCCCTTGATCTAAAAGAAGATAAGCCAAAAGACGTTGAATTTGCCTATTATTTGCTCAGCGGAGGGAAAATACTAAGAAAAGCAGGATATTCAAAGTGCGAAAGTGTGGTATTCGACGAGATAAAGCGCGGCAATAGTTATCGAATCAAATATTTCATAAAAAGAAAAACAGAAAGAATGGCGTTTGTGTTAAAAGAAACTGAAGATTTTAATATATAA
- a CDS encoding DUF348 domain-containing protein translates to MSSNFPKKIVGQGWFFIVVWGVVAVCAIVFNVYAGTYIPVTVNDDGKIQTYTTNIRDTQSFLEDEGIIINDGDVLDAPALLTREAKINITRSFDVEIITGGESRIVRTVPDTVKNILENNGISYDEDDVLSISEDEMLTESSTLNVDFIEVRIETEDVIVPSVTNYLNTTYNVDVSTFDAGENSENATPVSLNDAVKRATYEVHYVNGVETERLLADEAILLKTDEGMVSVCDNRPDAPGASSGLIASEGRIERYTKTIDVVATAYTHTGYVTATRTWPKVGTVAVDPSVIPLGSKLYIESADGESWIYGYCIAEDTGRLIKGNKIDLFLETKDECILFGIRDARVYILE, encoded by the coding sequence ATGAGCTCTAATTTTCCAAAAAAGATTGTGGGACAAGGCTGGTTCTTCATTGTGGTATGGGGCGTCGTAGCTGTATGTGCGATAGTTTTCAACGTGTACGCGGGCACATATATACCCGTTACGGTAAACGACGACGGAAAAATTCAAACTTATACCACCAATATACGCGATACGCAAAGCTTCCTTGAGGATGAGGGAATAATAATCAACGACGGCGACGTCCTCGATGCACCCGCTCTATTAACAAGAGAGGCAAAAATAAATATAACCCGCAGCTTCGATGTGGAAATAATAACAGGCGGCGAAAGCCGCATTGTGCGCACCGTACCCGATACGGTTAAAAATATCCTTGAAAATAACGGCATAAGCTACGATGAGGACGATGTTCTTTCGATATCCGAAGATGAAATGTTGACCGAAAGCAGTACGCTCAATGTCGATTTTATAGAAGTCAGGATAGAAACAGAGGATGTAATAGTTCCTTCTGTTACAAATTATCTGAACACCACATATAATGTTGACGTTTCCACATTTGACGCGGGCGAAAACAGCGAAAACGCCACCCCCGTTTCTTTAAACGACGCGGTAAAGCGCGCAACGTATGAGGTGCATTATGTGAACGGCGTTGAAACAGAGCGGCTTCTTGCCGACGAGGCCATACTCCTGAAAACAGACGAAGGTATGGTCTCCGTCTGCGATAACAGGCCGGACGCGCCCGGCGCCTCAAGCGGGCTTATTGCCTCCGAAGGACGCATTGAGCGTTATACAAAAACGATAGACGTAGTTGCAACGGCTTATACGCACACCGGATACGTTACCGCCACACGCACATGGCCGAAGGTCGGCACCGTAGCCGTTGACCCAAGCGTAATACCTCTTGGCAGCAAGCTGTACATAGAGAGCGCTGACGGTGAAAGCTGGATATACGGTTACTGCATTGCCGAGGATACCGGCAGACTGATAAAAGGAAACAAGATAGATCTCTTCCTGGAAACGAAGGATGAGTGTATTCTTTTCGGTATACGCGACGCTCGTGTGTACATTCTTGAATAG
- a CDS encoding phosphoenolpyruvate carboxykinase (GTP): MELNKAVKSWVDEMVALCKPDNVVLIDGSEAQANELRAAAEKTGEMMKLNQEKLPGCYLHRTDPNDVARVEARTFICTSKKEDAGPTNNWMAPDEMKSMLKGIYDGSMKGRTMYVIPYSMGAVGSEFSKIGIELTDSIYVVLNMIIMTRVGEAVVKQLGDSPDFIKGLHSKAQLDPEKRYIVHFPEENTIMSVNSGYGGNVLLGKKCFALRIASFLGKNEGWMAEHMLILGIQNPKGEVKYIAGAFPSACGKTNLAMLIPPKKYRDMGYKTWCVGDDIAWIRIGEDGRLWAVNPEFGFFGVAPGTNEKSNPNALAATRKNTIFTNVALNLDDNTVWWEGLDKNPPKHSLDWKGNPWDPDSGVKGAHPNSRFTAPAMNCPCISPEFENPKGVPLSAIIFGGRRAKTAPLVYEALDWEHGVYVGSAMASETTAAATGAVGVVRRDPMAMLPFCGYHMGDYFNHWIEMGKKIKNPPKIFNVNWFRLDDEGHFAWPGFGDNLRVLNWILDRCEGKADAVKTPIGYVPKPEDIDLEGTDVTLDTMKNILNVDPALWLEDTASVRELYNKLGDKLPKELKQQLDDLEARLKA, from the coding sequence ATGGAATTAAACAAGGCCGTAAAAAGCTGGGTCGATGAAATGGTCGCTCTGTGCAAACCCGACAATGTAGTGCTTATCGACGGAAGCGAGGCGCAGGCAAACGAGCTTCGCGCGGCTGCCGAAAAGACCGGCGAAATGATGAAGCTTAACCAGGAGAAGCTTCCCGGATGCTACCTGCATCGCACAGATCCCAACGATGTTGCCCGTGTTGAAGCGCGCACATTCATCTGCACCTCCAAAAAAGAAGACGCAGGACCGACTAATAACTGGATGGCTCCCGATGAAATGAAGTCGATGCTTAAAGGTATTTACGACGGCTCTATGAAGGGACGCACAATGTACGTTATCCCTTATTCAATGGGCGCGGTAGGCAGCGAATTTTCAAAAATAGGCATAGAGCTTACAGATTCCATTTACGTTGTTCTGAATATGATAATAATGACCCGCGTCGGCGAGGCTGTAGTTAAGCAGTTAGGCGACAGCCCCGACTTTATCAAGGGTCTTCACTCAAAAGCGCAGCTCGACCCCGAAAAGCGCTATATAGTGCACTTCCCCGAAGAGAATACGATAATGTCGGTAAACTCCGGTTACGGCGGCAACGTGCTCTTAGGCAAAAAGTGCTTCGCGCTTAGAATTGCTTCGTTCTTAGGCAAGAACGAGGGCTGGATGGCCGAGCATATGCTGATCCTTGGCATACAGAATCCCAAGGGCGAGGTAAAATACATCGCCGGCGCATTCCCGTCGGCCTGCGGCAAGACGAACCTTGCCATGCTCATTCCGCCGAAGAAATATCGCGATATGGGCTATAAGACGTGGTGCGTAGGCGACGATATCGCATGGATACGCATAGGCGAGGACGGCAGACTTTGGGCTGTAAATCCCGAATTCGGCTTCTTCGGCGTAGCTCCCGGCACTAATGAAAAATCAAACCCGAACGCTCTTGCCGCTACGAGAAAGAATACGATATTCACTAATGTGGCTCTCAATCTCGACGACAACACCGTATGGTGGGAGGGACTTGACAAAAATCCGCCCAAGCATTCGCTTGACTGGAAGGGCAACCCGTGGGATCCCGATTCCGGCGTAAAGGGCGCGCATCCCAATTCGCGCTTTACCGCTCCCGCTATGAACTGCCCCTGCATTTCGCCCGAATTTGAAAATCCGAAGGGCGTTCCGCTGTCGGCTATCATCTTCGGAGGCAGACGCGCAAAGACTGCTCCGCTCGTATACGAAGCGCTCGATTGGGAGCACGGCGTATACGTAGGCAGCGCAATGGCGTCTGAGACGACGGCTGCGGCTACCGGCGCGGTAGGCGTTGTACGCCGCGATCCTATGGCTATGCTTCCGTTCTGCGGATACCATATGGGCGACTACTTCAATCATTGGATCGAGATGGGCAAAAAGATAAAGAACCCGCCTAAGATCTTCAACGTAAACTGGTTCAGACTTGACGATGAAGGCCACTTCGCATGGCCGGGCTTCGGCGACAACTTAAGAGTCCTCAACTGGATACTCGACCGCTGCGAAGGCAAGGCCGACGCCGTTAAGACTCCTATCGGCTACGTTCCGAAGCCGGAGGATATCGACCTTGAGGGCACGGACGTAACGCTCGATACGATGAAGAACATATTGAACGTTGATCCCGCGCTCTGGCTTGAGGATACGGCTTCTGTGCGCGAGCTTTACAACAAGCTCGGCGACAAGCTTCCCAAGGAATTAAAGCAGCAGCTTGACGACTTAGAAGCCAGACTTAAGGCATAA